The Phycisphaeraceae bacterium genome has a window encoding:
- a CDS encoding 4Fe-4S dicluster domain-containing protein yields MVAKTDPSDGPASSPPILTRREFVRAGALVGAGAAAAVSAVVIDRTTATTNDPVGAGTVRHLPVLNNIKPAVDEDVLVRMQRDLLKCMAKPVEQRRWVMVIDTRKCVGCHACTMACIAENKLPPGVVYRPVLTEEFGEYPNVQLRFTPRPCMQCDEPPCVPVCPVKATWKRPDGIVAIDYDKCIGCRYCLTACPYGARTSDFGEHYSEGAAVGAPEGPDRPLLGSNLPYEEQPNNEYGKAWDRSDHQSPMGNARKCHFCLHRLEVGQLPQCVTTCIGRATYFGDANDPDSLVTELITRNNVQTLLPHKGTKPRVFYIV; encoded by the coding sequence ATGGTGGCGAAGACCGATCCATCCGACGGACCCGCCTCCTCCCCTCCGATCCTGACTCGACGCGAGTTCGTCCGCGCCGGCGCCTTGGTGGGCGCCGGCGCCGCGGCGGCCGTGTCGGCGGTGGTCATCGACCGCACGACGGCGACCACGAATGACCCGGTGGGCGCGGGCACCGTGCGCCACCTGCCCGTGCTGAACAACATCAAGCCGGCGGTGGATGAGGACGTCCTGGTTCGGATGCAGCGCGACCTGCTGAAGTGCATGGCCAAGCCGGTGGAGCAGCGCCGGTGGGTGATGGTCATCGACACGCGCAAGTGCGTGGGCTGCCACGCCTGCACCATGGCGTGCATCGCCGAGAACAAGCTTCCGCCCGGCGTGGTCTATCGTCCCGTGCTGACCGAGGAGTTCGGCGAGTATCCCAACGTGCAGCTGCGCTTCACGCCGCGCCCCTGCATGCAGTGCGATGAACCGCCCTGCGTTCCGGTGTGTCCGGTGAAGGCGACGTGGAAGCGTCCCGACGGCATCGTGGCCATCGACTACGACAAGTGCATCGGCTGCCGCTACTGCCTGACCGCGTGCCCCTACGGGGCGCGCACCAGCGACTTCGGGGAGCATTACTCCGAAGGTGCGGCGGTCGGCGCGCCGGAAGGCCCGGATCGACCCCTGCTGGGGTCGAACCTGCCGTACGAAGAGCAGCCCAACAACGAGTACGGCAAGGCGTGGGACCGTTCTGACCACCAGTCGCCGATGGGCAACGCCCGCAAGTGCCACTTCTGCCTGCACCGGCTTGAGGTGGGGCAGTTGCCGCAGTGCGTGACCACCTGCATCGGCCGGGCGACGTACTTCGGCGACGCGAACGACCCCGACAGTCTGGTCACGGAACTGATCACCCGGAACAACGTGCAGACGCTGCTGCCGCACAAGGGCACCAAGCCGCGCGTGTTCTACATCGTGTGA
- a CDS encoding PAS domain-containing protein has protein sequence MTILRAPRSLVWRLGLALVLVQAVIALSLGAFAYAKVRQFHHDQTYDKLDRTLPLLVQEHRVLMASADAAAIDARCKRDGAETRIRVTIVAPDGVVWGDSHADPATMDNHRLRAEISDALERGEGQSRRLSPTIHEPMLYLARRVQSPDDGRVLGVVRAGISVAAVDADLTDVARTVGLGASLFIGLTFAVFLLMSRHFGRQVSALAHGATRFAEGRLDHRVDPPRASELASLARALNHMAEELGARMIEVRTRQNEVQAILQSMSSGVVALDVEQRVFNLNLAAERLLGVKAESAIGRLLHEVVRQPDLHRFAAAAVAGRGNGPIEFRLEGDTPRQVQAASEPLLDARGVLSGVLIILTDVTQLRRLESMRTDFAANVSHELRTPITNIKGYVETLLEVGADDRERTQKFLRIIKQNSDRLAAIVEDVMSLTRLEQPRAGQTLEKEPTPLRLIVRAVVSQFQAAADAKSIRLVSDVREGLEPEVHGALMEQAVGNLVSNAINYSPPGTTVTIRAVRRQGQKGDEIAISVADQGPGIARIHHARIFERFYRVDKGRSREVGGTGLGLAIVKHIVRVHDGRIEIDSDIGRGSVFTIVLPDRGRVETDLKGEVSS, from the coding sequence TTGACCATTCTGCGCGCTCCGCGATCGCTGGTCTGGCGGCTGGGGCTGGCGCTGGTGCTGGTTCAGGCGGTGATCGCACTTTCACTCGGGGCGTTCGCCTACGCCAAGGTGCGTCAGTTTCACCACGACCAGACCTATGACAAGCTGGATCGCACGCTCCCGCTGCTGGTGCAGGAGCATCGCGTCCTGATGGCGAGCGCCGACGCCGCGGCGATCGACGCCCGGTGCAAGCGCGACGGCGCCGAAACCCGCATCCGCGTCACCATCGTCGCGCCGGACGGGGTGGTGTGGGGAGACTCCCACGCCGACCCCGCGACGATGGACAACCATCGACTGCGCGCGGAGATCAGCGACGCCCTGGAGCGCGGCGAAGGACAGAGCCGCCGCCTCAGCCCCACGATCCACGAACCGATGCTCTACCTGGCCCGTCGCGTTCAGTCGCCGGACGATGGTCGCGTGCTGGGCGTGGTGCGGGCGGGCATTTCGGTGGCGGCGGTGGACGCCGATCTGACGGACGTGGCGCGCACGGTGGGGCTGGGCGCGTCGCTGTTCATCGGGCTGACGTTCGCCGTCTTTCTGCTGATGTCCCGGCACTTCGGCCGCCAGGTGAGCGCGCTGGCCCACGGCGCGACGCGGTTCGCCGAAGGGCGGCTGGATCATCGCGTGGACCCGCCCCGCGCCAGCGAACTGGCCTCGCTGGCGCGGGCGCTGAATCACATGGCCGAGGAACTGGGGGCGCGCATGATCGAAGTCCGAACCCGTCAGAACGAGGTGCAGGCGATTCTCCAGTCGATGAGCAGCGGGGTGGTGGCGCTGGACGTGGAGCAGCGGGTGTTCAACCTCAATCTGGCCGCCGAGCGCCTGCTGGGCGTGAAGGCGGAGAGCGCCATCGGGCGGCTGCTGCACGAGGTGGTGCGTCAGCCGGACCTTCACCGCTTCGCGGCCGCCGCGGTGGCGGGGCGCGGCAACGGACCGATCGAGTTCCGGCTCGAGGGCGACACGCCGCGACAGGTGCAGGCCGCCTCGGAGCCGCTGCTCGACGCCCGCGGCGTGCTCAGCGGCGTGCTCATCATCCTGACCGACGTGACGCAGCTGCGGCGGCTGGAATCCATGCGCACCGACTTCGCCGCCAATGTTTCGCACGAGCTGCGCACGCCCATCACCAACATCAAGGGCTACGTGGAGACGCTGCTGGAAGTCGGCGCGGATGACCGCGAGCGCACCCAGAAGTTTCTCCGCATCATCAAGCAGAACAGCGACCGCCTGGCGGCGATCGTGGAGGACGTGATGTCCCTCACCCGGCTGGAGCAGCCCCGCGCCGGACAGACGCTCGAGAAGGAGCCCACGCCGCTGCGGCTGATCGTGCGCGCCGTGGTGTCCCAGTTCCAGGCGGCGGCGGACGCCAAGTCGATCCGGCTGGTCAGCGACGTGCGGGAGGGTCTGGAGCCCGAAGTCCACGGCGCGCTCATGGAGCAGGCGGTGGGGAACCTGGTCTCCAACGCGATCAATTACTCGCCCCCCGGCACCACGGTGACGATCCGCGCCGTCCGGCGCCAGGGTCAGAAGGGAGATGAAATCGCCATCAGCGTGGCGGACCAGGGGCCGGGCATCGCGCGCATCCACCACGCCCGCATCTTCGAGCGCTTCTACCGGGTGGACAAGGGCCGCAGCCGCGAGGTGGGGGGGACGGGGCTGGGGCTGGCGATCGTCAAGCACATCGTGCGGGTGCATGACGGTCGGATCGAGATCGACAGCGACATCGGTCGCGGCAGCGTGTTCACGATCGTGCTGCCGGATCGGGGCCGCGTCGAGACCGACCTGAAGGGGGAAGTTTCCTCGTAG
- a CDS encoding response regulator transcription factor, which yields MAKTPVLIVEDEPDIADLIRFHLDREGFETAVVQSGKHAMEAVKRREPALVILDLMLPDIDGLEICRRLKWNEDTRSIPILIVSAKGEESDIVTGLELGADDYLTKPFSPKVLMARVKNIVRRTRAASAPTSTANRITLADRRLIIDSDRHVVSADGQEVDLTRTEFEILRCLALRPGFVRTRDQIISAVHGVNAVLASRTVDVHVTAIRKKLGDLGRMIDTVRGVGYRLNDSLPTHAEQGT from the coding sequence GTGGCGAAGACACCGGTTCTCATCGTGGAGGACGAACCCGACATCGCGGACCTGATCCGTTTTCATCTCGACCGGGAGGGGTTCGAGACGGCGGTGGTGCAGTCGGGCAAGCACGCGATGGAGGCGGTGAAGCGGCGCGAGCCGGCCCTGGTGATCCTCGACCTGATGCTGCCTGACATCGACGGACTGGAGATCTGCCGGCGGCTGAAGTGGAACGAGGACACCCGGTCCATTCCCATTCTCATCGTCTCGGCCAAGGGCGAGGAGAGCGATATCGTCACGGGACTGGAACTGGGCGCGGATGATTACCTCACCAAGCCCTTCAGCCCCAAGGTGCTGATGGCGCGGGTGAAGAACATCGTCCGGCGCACGCGGGCGGCGTCCGCCCCGACCTCCACCGCCAACCGCATCACGCTGGCGGATCGTCGGCTCATCATCGACTCCGACCGCCACGTCGTGAGCGCCGACGGGCAGGAAGTGGACCTGACGCGCACCGAGTTCGAGATTCTCCGCTGCCTGGCGCTGCGCCCCGGCTTCGTGCGCACGCGGGACCAGATCATTTCGGCGGTGCATGGGGTCAACGCGGTGCTGGCCAGCCGCACCGTGGATGTTCACGTGACGGCCATCCGCAAGAAACTGGGCGACCTGGGCCGGATGATCGACACGGTGCGCGGCGTGGGGTATCGTCTCAACGACTCGCTGCCCACCCACGCCGAACAGGGGACTTGA
- a CDS encoding alanine racemase — MFSGMERWPADRFHLPPEATREVAAPALVVFMDHVRDNITQALHVVGGDVRRWRPHLKTTKMPLVWDELLRTGLRSFKCATTREARVLLEETAARDLPGVDLLVAYPHRDLALRRLGDLARAHPRARVSVICEDEAIARSAPPELGIFVDVNVGMHRTGVPIESRDEIVRIARAAGAASGGRFRGIHAYEGHIRGGTIDDRRARTHAALDQVARLADDLVAAGMSVGEVITSGTPTLAHAATSSCWTRAGGPFFSASAGTVVFHDFGYHDMLPELSFTPAALVLTRVISRPAPNIATCDAGSKSIAAESGDPCAVVIGRSDLAALKPSEEHLPLEVRGGAAPQRGDLLLLVPRHVCPTVNLHEEAIIIDGGRFAGLAPISARGRERPLATG; from the coding sequence ATGTTCAGTGGAATGGAACGCTGGCCCGCCGATCGGTTTCACCTGCCGCCCGAGGCGACCCGCGAAGTGGCCGCACCGGCGCTCGTGGTCTTCATGGACCATGTACGCGACAACATCACCCAGGCCCTTCACGTGGTGGGCGGCGACGTGCGCCGCTGGCGACCCCACCTGAAGACCACCAAGATGCCGCTGGTGTGGGATGAGCTGCTGCGCACGGGGCTGCGCTCCTTCAAGTGCGCCACCACGCGCGAGGCCCGCGTGCTGCTGGAGGAGACCGCCGCCCGCGACCTGCCCGGCGTCGATCTGCTGGTTGCGTATCCTCACCGTGATCTCGCGCTCAGGCGGCTGGGCGATCTGGCCCGCGCTCACCCGCGCGCCCGCGTGTCGGTGATCTGCGAGGACGAAGCCATCGCCCGATCTGCTCCGCCCGAACTGGGCATCTTCGTCGATGTCAACGTGGGCATGCACCGCACCGGCGTTCCCATCGAATCAAGGGACGAGATCGTGCGGATCGCCCGCGCCGCCGGCGCCGCTTCCGGGGGCCGCTTTCGCGGGATTCACGCCTACGAAGGCCACATCCGGGGCGGCACGATCGACGACCGCCGCGCCCGCACGCACGCCGCGCTGGATCAAGTCGCCCGGCTGGCGGATGACCTCGTCGCCGCCGGGATGTCCGTGGGCGAAGTCATCACCAGCGGCACGCCAACGCTGGCCCATGCCGCCACGTCATCCTGCTGGACGCGCGCCGGGGGGCCGTTCTTCAGCGCGTCGGCCGGCACCGTGGTCTTTCACGACTTCGGCTACCACGACATGCTGCCGGAACTGTCGTTCACGCCCGCGGCGTTGGTGCTCACGCGCGTCATCAGCCGCCCCGCGCCGAACATCGCCACCTGCGACGCCGGATCCAAGTCCATCGCCGCCGAGTCGGGCGACCCCTGCGCGGTCGTGATCGGCCGAAGCGACCTCGCGGCGCTCAAGCCCAGCGAGGAGCACCTGCCGCTCGAAGTCCGCGGCGGCGCCGCGCCCCAGCGCGGCGACCTGCTGCTGCTCGTCCCCCGGCACGTGTGCCCCACGGTGAACCTGCACGAGGAAGCGATCATCATCGACGGCGGCCGCTTCGCCGGGCTGGCGCCGATCTCCGCGCGCGGGCGCGAGCGGCCGTTGGCAACCGGCTGA
- a CDS encoding PD40 domain-containing protein yields the protein MRIVRRILWFVLASLAIAAVVGGGLWWKRQRDHTFYTDAQSIRVPIGSTTTRDVLWEPALPVDGLVNSARHEAGPTISSDGMTMILVRGAPGGGADLYVTQRTVHGWTEPTPINGVNTRFDEISPAMSADGQSLFFASDRPGGLGGYDLWVARREGDGGWGEPMHLGPAVNTRWNEYGPAPTSDGMAMYFASNRPRAVDPTAPLDEGDPRARGGDYNLFVASLLADGPGAAHAVDAVNTDANETSPALSPPGDFLYFASDRAGGFGGFDLYRSRVVRGAVLPARNLGAAINTFRDELDPAVDFGGFALFFASARPRPRIAAGSVAETDLDSDLHRALSREVFTETDPFAARIDWAGLWSELWPLLLLALLGLLLVLALLHFMRRAQFRRLSLLAKCLLTSLLAHLLIMLLLTVWGVTSTIAQRMKDGSVRVAITSNSAAESVANQIRGGLTDVSIDAEQPTEGGERPSESPLLQPMPMLSATAAIEPRRPATDASQVPPATREAPTTEVIERFVTHAEAPPALTDAPTALPMQPERAHHEERRVEVAAGDVAMSPATDRAETRAPAVETADPTTAAMEPAPAQRRDGATSTSLAGQHSPREAAPIEEAAREATLAADLPRIMDAAVALPREVRGEPSSVAEPTTRIAAQSATASQRAGEVTATKPAVPPPSSEVVAVAPASNRREGDSSAIVGDAASREADAPEASRPPATGAASDVPRTGMEIAVALPVAQPAPEGALAAETTVVAAPQHIASRRAPEDGVGDNPPTAEATIVATDAASAERAATGSLARADESESASTRPESSPRRDVASSLLDLPALATALPGLDETAIEPAANDELSAGPSITPEQAATRRAASAWSRIAGPAAPRTTRIDPSDRRVPAPESSFATDGAMATSDAASSDAVSMPPVLALVVADLPGIDRIMNDLRLPSERPPVDNPLSQRGADRRESLLDRLGGNQETENAVQLALRWLAAHQSDDGRWSASGFDAKCEQCGGQSNARIDAALTGLAVLAFLGADHTHEREGPYRDTVARALRWLVDRQAPDGGFLSEETMYTQGIVTIALTEAFAMTGDPWLESPARRATDFVVQARNRELGGWRYAPGQFGDTSVTGWQVMALASARRARIDVPAEALTHVHRWMDAVRHPTLPGRYAYQPGRQYTNAMTAEGMFIRQLLGAHREERAQAGSALFLLENLPDWENTPDTYYWYYGTLAMFHHQGPEWDRWNAALKNALLSSQHRSGPATGSWDPNDQWSQIGGRVYQTAIAALCLEVYYRYDPLTNPDEAIDAVGTIRGVVTSRSDGKPLPGAVVTLDIPGREALQVRTDGQGRYALQSPEMPEHFALSAARPGFAPLSMTAQGEALRGQVLERDFALEPLTSDIIALEQVPEVHHLGNDRFEGSINSQFQRAAEGAVYSVVFRVGPEQLPPNYRRAELRMLVKGAQAGNRIRLNGRVLPTRLNRSPRDGSYGEFVAPFDIRLLFEGENELVIQSSDDMGDLDDFEFVNVQIRLFNE from the coding sequence ATGCGCATCGTCCGACGCATCCTGTGGTTCGTGCTCGCATCGCTCGCCATCGCTGCGGTCGTGGGCGGCGGGCTGTGGTGGAAGCGCCAGCGCGACCACACGTTCTACACCGACGCTCAGTCGATCCGCGTGCCCATCGGCTCCACCACCACGCGCGACGTACTGTGGGAGCCGGCGCTGCCCGTCGATGGGCTGGTCAACTCCGCCCGGCACGAGGCCGGGCCGACCATTTCCTCGGACGGCATGACCATGATCCTGGTGCGGGGCGCGCCGGGCGGCGGCGCGGACCTGTATGTGACGCAGCGCACGGTGCATGGCTGGACCGAGCCGACGCCGATCAACGGCGTCAACACGCGATTCGATGAGATCAGCCCCGCGATGAGCGCCGATGGGCAGTCGCTCTTCTTCGCCAGCGACCGACCCGGCGGGCTGGGTGGATACGACCTGTGGGTCGCGCGCCGAGAGGGCGATGGCGGCTGGGGCGAGCCGATGCACCTCGGCCCCGCGGTGAACACGCGCTGGAACGAGTACGGCCCCGCGCCCACCTCCGACGGGATGGCGATGTACTTCGCCTCCAACCGGCCCCGGGCCGTGGACCCGACGGCGCCGCTCGATGAAGGCGACCCGCGCGCACGGGGGGGCGACTACAACCTGTTCGTCGCGTCGCTGCTGGCCGACGGGCCGGGCGCGGCGCACGCGGTGGACGCGGTCAACACGGACGCCAACGAGACCTCGCCCGCGCTCAGCCCGCCGGGCGACTTCCTCTACTTCGCGTCTGATCGCGCGGGCGGCTTCGGCGGGTTCGACCTGTATCGCTCGCGCGTGGTGCGCGGGGCGGTGCTGCCGGCCCGCAACCTCGGCGCTGCGATCAATACGTTCCGCGATGAACTCGACCCGGCGGTGGATTTCGGCGGTTTCGCGCTCTTCTTCGCCTCCGCGCGTCCCCGCCCCCGGATTGCCGCCGGTTCCGTCGCCGAGACGGACCTGGATTCGGATCTGCATCGCGCCCTGTCGCGCGAGGTGTTCACCGAGACCGACCCCTTCGCCGCGCGGATCGACTGGGCCGGCCTGTGGTCGGAACTCTGGCCTCTCCTGCTGCTGGCGCTGCTGGGCCTGCTGCTGGTTCTGGCGCTGCTGCACTTCATGCGGCGGGCGCAGTTCCGGCGGCTGTCGCTGCTGGCCAAGTGTCTGCTCACGTCGCTGCTGGCGCACCTGCTCATCATGCTGCTGCTGACGGTGTGGGGCGTGACCAGCACGATCGCCCAGCGCATGAAGGACGGGTCTGTGCGGGTGGCGATCACGTCCAACTCGGCGGCCGAGTCAGTGGCGAACCAGATTCGCGGGGGGCTGACGGATGTCTCAATCGACGCCGAGCAGCCGACCGAAGGGGGCGAGCGGCCCAGCGAGTCGCCGCTCCTCCAGCCGATGCCCATGCTTTCGGCGACGGCGGCGATCGAGCCGCGCCGCCCCGCGACCGACGCCTCGCAGGTGCCTCCCGCGACGCGGGAAGCGCCAACGACGGAGGTCATCGAGCGATTCGTGACGCACGCCGAGGCGCCGCCCGCGTTGACGGACGCGCCGACGGCGCTGCCCATGCAGCCGGAGCGGGCGCATCACGAGGAACGCCGCGTGGAAGTGGCGGCTGGCGACGTGGCGATGTCGCCAGCGACTGACCGCGCCGAAACACGGGCGCCCGCAGTGGAGACCGCCGACCCGACGACGGCGGCGATGGAGCCCGCGCCGGCCCAGCGCCGCGACGGAGCGACCTCGACCAGTCTCGCCGGCCAGCACTCTCCGCGTGAGGCGGCGCCCATCGAGGAGGCCGCGCGTGAGGCGACCCTGGCGGCGGACCTGCCGCGCATCATGGACGCCGCGGTTGCGCTGCCGCGCGAGGTGCGGGGAGAGCCGTCGAGCGTCGCCGAGCCGACGACGCGCATCGCGGCGCAATCGGCGACGGCGTCACAACGCGCCGGCGAAGTCACGGCGACGAAGCCAGCCGTCCCGCCGCCATCCAGCGAGGTCGTGGCGGTCGCGCCTGCGTCGAACCGGCGCGAGGGCGATTCATCCGCGATTGTCGGTGACGCCGCATCGCGAGAGGCCGATGCCCCCGAAGCATCCCGGCCTCCCGCGACGGGTGCGGCGTCGGACGTGCCGCGGACTGGGATGGAGATCGCCGTGGCGCTGCCCGTCGCACAGCCCGCGCCCGAGGGTGCGTTGGCCGCGGAGACGACGGTCGTCGCCGCGCCTCAGCACATTGCGAGCCGTCGAGCGCCGGAAGATGGCGTTGGCGACAATCCGCCGACCGCCGAGGCGACCATTGTGGCGACTGACGCGGCGTCTGCGGAGCGGGCCGCGACCGGCTCGTTGGCTCGGGCGGACGAATCCGAGTCCGCCTCGACAAGGCCGGAATCGTCCCCGCGGCGCGATGTCGCGTCGTCGTTGCTCGACCTGCCGGCGCTGGCGACTGCTCTGCCAGGACTGGATGAAACGGCAATCGAACCAGCCGCCAACGACGAGTTGTCGGCGGGACCGTCAATCACGCCGGAGCAGGCGGCGACACGCCGCGCCGCGTCGGCATGGAGCCGGATCGCCGGTCCCGCCGCGCCTCGGACGACGCGCATCGACCCATCCGACCGGCGCGTGCCCGCCCCCGAGTCGTCATTCGCAACAGACGGCGCGATGGCGACCAGCGATGCCGCGTCATCGGACGCCGTGTCGATGCCGCCCGTTCTGGCGCTGGTCGTCGCGGACCTGCCGGGCATCGACCGCATCATGAACGATCTGCGTCTGCCCTCCGAGCGCCCCCCGGTGGACAACCCGCTGTCGCAGCGCGGGGCGGACCGTCGCGAGTCGCTGCTCGACCGGCTGGGCGGCAACCAGGAGACGGAGAACGCCGTGCAGCTCGCCCTGCGCTGGCTGGCGGCGCACCAGAGCGACGACGGCCGCTGGAGCGCATCGGGGTTCGACGCCAAGTGCGAGCAGTGCGGCGGGCAGTCGAACGCGCGCATTGATGCCGCACTCACCGGGCTGGCGGTGCTGGCGTTCCTCGGCGCCGATCACACCCACGAGCGGGAAGGCCCCTACCGCGACACCGTGGCCCGCGCCCTGCGCTGGCTGGTCGATCGACAGGCGCCGGACGGCGGCTTCCTTTCCGAGGAGACGATGTACACGCAGGGCATCGTGACCATCGCGCTCACCGAGGCCTTCGCCATGACGGGCGATCCCTGGCTCGAAAGCCCGGCGCGCCGGGCGACGGACTTCGTGGTCCAGGCCCGCAACCGCGAACTGGGCGGGTGGCGCTACGCGCCGGGGCAGTTCGGGGACACCTCGGTCACCGGCTGGCAGGTGATGGCGCTGGCCAGCGCCAGGCGGGCGAGGATCGACGTGCCCGCCGAGGCGCTCACGCACGTGCATCGGTGGATGGACGCGGTCCGCCACCCCACGCTGCCGGGGCGATACGCCTATCAGCCGGGCCGGCAGTACACCAACGCCATGACGGCGGAGGGCATGTTCATCCGCCAGTTGCTGGGCGCTCATCGCGAGGAGCGCGCCCAGGCGGGCAGCGCGCTCTTCCTGCTGGAGAACCTGCCCGACTGGGAGAACACGCCGGACACCTACTACTGGTACTACGGCACGCTGGCGATGTTCCACCACCAGGGGCCGGAATGGGATCGCTGGAACGCGGCGCTCAAAAACGCCCTGCTGTCCAGTCAGCATCGCAGCGGGCCAGCGACGGGAAGCTGGGATCCCAACGATCAATGGTCGCAGATCGGCGGGCGCGTCTACCAGACCGCCATCGCCGCCCTGTGCCTGGAGGTCTACTACCGCTACGACCCGCTCACCAACCCGGACGAGGCCATCGACGCGGTGGGCACGATCCGCGGCGTGGTGACGAGTCGATCCGACGGCAAGCCGCTGCCGGGCGCGGTGGTGACGCTGGACATTCCCGGGCGCGAGGCGCTGCAGGTGCGGACGGACGGGCAGGGACGTTATGCGCTGCAGTCGCCGGAGATGCCCGAGCACTTCGCGCTGTCGGCGGCCAGGCCGGGCTTCGCGCCGCTGTCAATGACCGCCCAGGGCGAGGCGCTGCGCGGGCAGGTGCTGGAGCGTGACTTCGCGCTCGAACCGCTCACGTCCGACATCATCGCGCTGGAGCAGGTGCCGGAGGTCCATCACCTGGGCAACGACCGGTTCGAGGGATCGATCAACAGCCAGTTCCAGCGCGCGGCGGAGGGAGCCGTGTACAGCGTGGTGTTCCGCGTGGGACCGGAGCAACTGCCGCCCAACTACCGCCGCGCCGAGCTGCGCATGCTGGTCAAGGGGGCGCAGGCGGGCAACCGCATCCGGCTCAACGGTCGGGTGCTGCCCACGCGGCTCAACCGCTCGCCGCGCGACGGCAGTTACGGCGAGTTCGTGGCGCCGTTCGACATCCGGCTCCTGTTCGAGGGTGAGAACGAACTGGTCATCCAGTCGTCCGACGACATGGGCGACCTGGACGACTTCGAGTTCGTGAACGTGCAGATTCGGTTGTTCAATGAGTAA
- a CDS encoding biopolymer transporter ExbD: protein MIRADFGHDQGAAVELTPIIDMVFLLLIFFLVATTFHQTEREMQIALPHAAHGGPISAALRDIVINVDREGTIILNGAVISPEDLQQRIIQAVQQNPEQKVTVRGDRDAPYQHVARVLDLCKGAGVQQPYLDTVPVTD, encoded by the coding sequence ATGATCCGCGCGGACTTCGGCCACGACCAGGGCGCGGCGGTCGAGCTCACGCCCATCATCGACATGGTCTTCCTGCTCCTCATCTTCTTCCTGGTGGCGACGACCTTCCACCAGACCGAGCGGGAGATGCAGATCGCCCTGCCCCATGCGGCGCACGGCGGGCCCATCAGCGCGGCGCTGCGCGACATCGTCATCAACGTGGACAGGGAGGGGACGATCATCCTCAACGGCGCGGTCATTTCGCCGGAGGACCTGCAACAGCGCATCATCCAGGCCGTGCAGCAGAACCCCGAGCAGAAGGTGACCGTTCGAGGCGACCGTGACGCGCCGTACCAGCACGTGGCCCGCGTGCTCGATCTGTGCAAGGGCGCGGGCGTGCAGCAGCCCTATCTGGACACCGTGCCCGTCACCGACTAG
- a CDS encoding MotA/TolQ/ExbB proton channel family protein has product MTSVTCLTALLLAAPAPAGAVETVWDLVQKGGPLMVPIGLCSLIGLAVLVERLITLRRRSVIPPGFLAGLRKALAEGDRQKGIDYCRRNGSPVANVFAAGIRRLGESPELLEKHIVEAGQREVLRLRRNLRALSVIASVSPLLGLLGTIFGMIQAFAEVSRSGEALGKTELLAAGIYQAMVTTAAGLIVAIPALIFYHFLVSKVERLVMEIDEMTVNFVDEYAARRAESKSVVAPASENGAAGRGQKAEISGQHAGRGIEAAQAATATTGARA; this is encoded by the coding sequence GTGACCAGCGTCACCTGTCTCACCGCTCTGCTTCTCGCCGCGCCGGCTCCAGCGGGCGCGGTGGAAACCGTGTGGGATCTCGTCCAGAAGGGCGGACCGCTGATGGTTCCCATCGGGCTGTGCTCGCTCATCGGGCTGGCGGTGCTGGTGGAGCGTCTCATCACGCTGCGGCGGCGTTCGGTCATTCCGCCTGGCTTTCTCGCGGGGCTGCGCAAGGCGCTCGCCGAGGGCGATCGGCAGAAGGGCATCGACTACTGCCGCAGGAACGGCAGCCCGGTGGCCAACGTGTTCGCGGCGGGCATCCGCAGACTGGGCGAATCGCCCGAACTGCTGGAGAAGCACATCGTCGAGGCGGGCCAGCGCGAGGTGCTGCGCCTGCGCAGGAATCTGCGGGCGCTGTCGGTCATCGCCTCGGTCTCGCCCCTGCTGGGACTGCTGGGCACGATCTTCGGCATGATCCAGGCCTTCGCCGAGGTGTCGCGCAGCGGCGAGGCGCTGGGCAAGACGGAACTGCTCGCCGCGGGCATCTACCAGGCGATGGTCACCACGGCGGCGGGATTGATCGTCGCGATTCCCGCCCTCATCTTCTACCACTTCCTCGTCTCCAAGGTCGAGCGCCTGGTGATGGAGATCGACGAGATGACGGTGAACTTCGTGGACGAGTACGCCGCCCGGCGCGCCGAGTCGAAGTCGGTCGTCGCGCCGGCGTCGGAGAACGGCGCCGCGGGCAGGGGTCAGAAGGCGGAAATCAGCGGTCAGCACGCGGGACGTGGAATCGAGGCGGCCCAGGCCGCGACGGCGACGACAGGAGCACGGGCATGA